A region from the Paenibacillus humicola genome encodes:
- a CDS encoding Fur family transcriptional regulator, with product MTASGWRITEQRRMLAEIFAKTDAYLSPKDVYDQMTVSYPSVSFDTVYRNLRLLSEMGALEQFYFMDGGLKFKCSCLEHHHHHLICMNCEKTLTFDYCPMDHSLELPGSFKITSHRFEIYGVCEQCQQESAT from the coding sequence ATGACCGCAAGCGGCTGGCGCATCACGGAGCAGCGGCGCATGCTGGCCGAAATCTTCGCAAAGACGGACGCCTACCTGTCGCCCAAGGACGTTTACGATCAAATGACCGTTTCCTATCCGAGCGTAAGCTTCGATACGGTGTACCGGAATTTGCGGCTGCTCAGCGAGATGGGGGCGCTCGAGCAGTTTTATTTCATGGACGGCGGCCTGAAATTCAAATGCAGCTGCCTCGAGCACCACCACCACCATCTGATTTGCATGAACTGCGAGAAGACGCTGACGTTCGATTACTGCCCGATGGACCACTCGCTGGAGCTTCCCGGTTCGTTCAAAATCACGAGCCACCGCTTCGAAATATACGGCGTCTGCGAGCAGTGCCAGCAGGAGTCGGCGACTTGA
- a CDS encoding AraC family transcriptional regulator, whose product MNKTRSWFYQMLFSYLPAFFLLSCVLFLISFLAISENIKKTTVKSTQVFSEQVSQVIENFLQPIERMATKEILVDPDFKAYFRDHKFGTYENYEIVQKLRSLSLDFPDIDSVYVYRQADGMVLSDNMFARLSDFADRDFILTQLNAGTASSWAEKRSYYDQKARKTSEVVSLVRKVPFLTGEQGIVVVNIRVGTIRSLVSNMSSHNINFVNVYDKTGRLLFSTSDSGEDAGGGKEIAVAASGMTGWSVGSGIKDAERFRFFSGFAYFWVVTCLLSIAVGVLWIVYVTRKNYKPIQSILNQVNAFFVNKNVDIFGKGRPDEMRFISMAIDNLLEQSNTFQNQYAEDLIHIRRHFFAELIRGHRAVSPEEWGGAMKRLGKELSFGRVSFGILEIDRYCDFSERYSDRDQYLLKFVIQSMVGEMAQSDSLTVWCEWIGSSRLGMIYFLNDGNAEPHGGAAPGAIPSMCGKAIAWINDNLHLTATIGLAGTAASVAGLPGLLEEAEERLQYKAVLGNRRVIGGSDLAASPMKDLLAHLQLVHQIAKAYRLGEEWEAPCLRLFDEVRAAVLSNEDIRSLMNDFLYCLDREMNAASPEAAALWREQAFPGLTAALKKAELLEEFKTGLLQALKTAETELRSLRESKDNYRIIRQVKKYIEAHYADPDLSLARLSDIFHMNPRYLSQLFKKEYGEKFIDYLVRIRVQRAQELLQETMEPVQDIAAKVGYLHPFSFIRVFKKVVGVTPGDYRK is encoded by the coding sequence TTGAACAAAACCCGGTCGTGGTTTTACCAGATGTTGTTTTCTTACCTGCCTGCGTTTTTTCTGCTGTCCTGCGTACTGTTTCTGATCAGCTTTTTGGCCATCAGCGAAAATATTAAAAAAACGACGGTCAAATCCACGCAGGTGTTCAGTGAACAAGTAAGCCAGGTCATCGAAAATTTTTTGCAGCCGATCGAAAGGATGGCGACAAAGGAAATTCTGGTGGATCCGGACTTCAAAGCTTACTTCCGAGACCATAAGTTCGGCACCTACGAGAATTACGAAATCGTACAGAAGCTGAGGAGCCTGTCCCTCGATTTCCCCGACATCGATTCAGTCTATGTTTACCGCCAGGCGGACGGGATGGTGCTGAGCGACAATATGTTCGCGAGGCTAAGCGACTTCGCGGACCGTGATTTCATCCTGACGCAGCTAAATGCAGGCACGGCTTCCTCCTGGGCGGAGAAAAGGAGCTATTACGACCAAAAAGCCCGGAAGACAAGCGAGGTCGTGTCTCTGGTGCGAAAAGTTCCTTTCCTGACCGGCGAGCAGGGCATCGTCGTCGTCAATATCCGCGTCGGTACGATCCGCAGCCTGGTATCGAACATGTCCAGCCACAACATCAATTTTGTAAACGTTTACGATAAAACGGGGCGCCTCCTCTTCAGCACTTCGGACTCCGGCGAAGACGCCGGCGGCGGCAAGGAGATCGCGGTCGCCGCTTCCGGCATGACCGGCTGGTCGGTCGGCAGCGGAATCAAGGACGCGGAGCGCTTCCGCTTTTTCTCCGGCTTCGCGTATTTCTGGGTCGTCACCTGCCTGCTCTCGATTGCGGTCGGCGTGCTTTGGATCGTCTACGTGACCCGCAAAAACTACAAGCCGATCCAGTCCATCCTGAACCAGGTCAACGCTTTCTTCGTGAACAAAAATGTCGACATCTTCGGCAAAGGCAGGCCGGACGAGATGCGGTTCATCTCGATGGCGATCGATAATCTGCTCGAGCAGTCCAACACCTTCCAAAATCAATACGCCGAGGATCTCATTCACATCCGCCGCCATTTCTTCGCCGAGCTGATTCGCGGGCACCGCGCGGTATCTCCCGAAGAATGGGGAGGCGCCATGAAGCGGCTGGGCAAGGAGCTGAGCTTCGGCCGCGTATCCTTCGGCATTTTGGAAATCGACCGGTACTGCGATTTCTCGGAGCGCTACTCGGACCGGGATCAATATCTGCTCAAATTCGTCATTCAGAGTATGGTCGGGGAGATGGCCCAGAGCGATTCGCTTACCGTTTGGTGCGAGTGGATCGGCAGCTCGCGGCTCGGCATGATTTATTTTCTGAACGACGGGAATGCCGAGCCGCACGGCGGTGCCGCCCCCGGAGCCATCCCGTCGATGTGCGGCAAAGCGATCGCCTGGATCAACGACAATTTGCACTTGACGGCAACCATCGGGCTCGCAGGCACGGCTGCAAGCGTCGCCGGACTGCCCGGGCTGCTGGAAGAAGCGGAGGAGCGTCTGCAGTACAAAGCCGTTCTCGGCAACCGCCGGGTGATCGGCGGCAGCGACCTGGCAGCAAGCCCGATGAAAGACCTGCTGGCTCATCTGCAGCTTGTGCACCAGATCGCCAAGGCTTACCGGCTGGGGGAGGAATGGGAGGCGCCATGCCTCCGTCTCTTCGACGAGGTACGGGCAGCGGTTCTTTCCAATGAAGATATCCGCAGCCTGATGAACGATTTCCTGTATTGTCTGGACCGCGAAATGAATGCGGCTTCGCCGGAGGCCGCAGCCTTGTGGCGGGAGCAGGCGTTCCCCGGGCTGACGGCGGCCTTGAAGAAGGCGGAGCTGCTGGAGGAATTTAAAACCGGTCTCCTGCAGGCTTTAAAGACGGCGGAGACGGAATTGCGCTCGTTACGGGAAAGCAAGGACAACTACCGGATAATCCGCCAAGTGAAGAAATACATTGAAGCGCATTACGCCGATCCGGACCTTTCCCTCGCGCGGCTGAGCGATATTTTCCATATGAACCCCCGCTATCTGAGCCAGCTGTTCAAGAAGGAATACGGGGAAAAGTTCATCGATTACCTGGTCCGGATACGCGTGCAGCGCGCTCAGGAGCTGCTGCAGGAGACGATGGAGCCGGTACAGGACATCGCCGCCAAGGTGGGCTATTTACATCCGTTTTCCTTCATTCGGGTGTTCAAAAAGGTGGTTGGCGTCACACCCGGCGAT
- a CDS encoding mandelate racemase/muconate lactonizing enzyme family protein — protein MKIMKLETFTTRQLSFVRVTAEDGQQGFGQMAPYHANISALVLHQQVAPHALGADCDEIEALAEKIVREEHKFPGSYICRAVGGLDTALWDLKGKRLGKSVCELLGGKPQALDIYGSSMKRNISPKDEAERIARLKDTQGIRAFKIRIANNFGNDVDVYPGRSEEVVREVRKAIGDDTQLFVDANSGLTPGKAIEMGGMLAEYGVCHFEEPCPYPELEWTKQVADALDIPVTGGEQDTDLAQFKRMIDMRAVDIVQPDICYVGGISRAMEVARMAEAAGMPCMPHAANLSMVTVFTMHLAAAIPNAGKFLEFSIEPDTWTKDLFTEPLAVSDGKVQFPQGPGWGVTVRPEWLERAEYQVSQSEVR, from the coding sequence ATGAAAATCATGAAGCTTGAGACGTTTACGACCCGGCAGCTGTCGTTCGTGCGCGTGACGGCGGAGGACGGGCAGCAGGGCTTCGGCCAAATGGCGCCCTACCACGCCAACATTTCGGCGCTTGTGCTGCACCAGCAGGTGGCGCCGCACGCGCTCGGCGCCGACTGCGACGAGATCGAGGCGCTCGCCGAGAAAATCGTCCGCGAGGAGCATAAGTTTCCCGGCTCGTACATTTGCCGGGCGGTCGGCGGACTCGATACGGCGCTATGGGACTTGAAGGGCAAGCGACTTGGCAAAAGCGTCTGCGAGCTGCTCGGCGGCAAGCCGCAAGCGCTCGATATTTACGGCTCCAGCATGAAGCGCAACATCTCGCCGAAGGACGAAGCGGAGCGGATCGCGCGGCTGAAGGATACGCAGGGTATCCGGGCGTTCAAGATCCGGATCGCGAACAATTTCGGGAACGACGTCGACGTCTACCCCGGACGGTCGGAGGAGGTCGTGCGCGAGGTGCGGAAGGCGATCGGGGACGACACGCAGCTGTTCGTCGACGCGAACAGCGGCCTGACGCCGGGCAAGGCGATCGAGATGGGCGGCATGCTCGCCGAATACGGCGTCTGCCATTTCGAGGAGCCGTGCCCGTATCCGGAGCTGGAATGGACGAAGCAGGTGGCCGACGCGCTCGACATCCCGGTCACCGGAGGCGAGCAGGACACGGACCTGGCGCAGTTCAAGCGCATGATCGACATGCGGGCGGTCGATATCGTCCAGCCGGACATCTGCTATGTCGGGGGCATCAGCCGCGCGATGGAGGTCGCCCGGATGGCGGAGGCGGCGGGTATGCCCTGCATGCCGCACGCGGCCAATTTGTCGATGGTGACGGTGTTTACGATGCATTTGGCGGCAGCGATCCCGAATGCCGGCAAATTCCTGGAATTTTCGATCGAGCCGGATACGTGGACGAAGGACCTGTTCACCGAGCCCTTGGCCGTATCGGACGGCAAGGTCCAATTTCCGCAAGGGCCGGGCTGGGGCGTTACGGTCCGGCCGGAATGGCTGGAGCGGGCGGAGTACCAGGTCAGCCAAAGCGAGGTGCGCTGA
- a CDS encoding ABC transporter permease, with amino-acid sequence METAVKRQHRQAARSGGGLWAAMLKHKWMYLLALPGILYMLLFKFVPFWGLLIAFKDYNPYKGLWGSDWIGFANFTDLFTSQVFYEMLRNTLAINLFGIVFMFPLPIVLAVMLNEVRHEAFKRINQSIVYLPHFLSWVVVASMSFFMLSTDVGIVNKIISSLGYDTVSFLSNPHYFWGLLTVQSMWKEVGWGTIIFLAAIAGIDPGQYEAAMMDGASRMRQIWHITLPAIRPTIIILLVLRLGHMADVGFEQVLLMSNPLVNSVAQVFDTYAYTIGILGGKISVGVTVGMFKGVVGLVLVLLANYTVKKMGQEGIY; translated from the coding sequence ATGGAAACCGCAGTTAAGCGGCAGCACCGGCAGGCGGCGCGGAGCGGCGGAGGGCTGTGGGCCGCAATGCTCAAGCATAAATGGATGTACCTGCTCGCACTGCCGGGCATCCTGTACATGCTGCTGTTCAAATTCGTCCCGTTCTGGGGGCTGCTCATCGCCTTCAAGGATTACAACCCGTATAAGGGACTGTGGGGGAGCGACTGGATCGGCTTTGCGAATTTCACCGATCTGTTCACGAGCCAGGTCTTTTACGAAATGCTGCGCAATACGCTGGCAATCAATCTGTTCGGCATCGTGTTCATGTTTCCGCTGCCGATCGTGCTAGCGGTCATGCTGAACGAAGTCCGGCATGAAGCGTTCAAGCGGATTAACCAATCGATCGTTTACCTGCCGCATTTTCTGTCCTGGGTCGTCGTCGCCAGCATGAGCTTTTTTATGCTGTCCACCGATGTCGGGATCGTCAACAAGATCATATCAAGCCTGGGTTACGACACGGTCTCGTTCCTGTCCAATCCTCATTATTTCTGGGGACTGCTCACCGTGCAGAGCATGTGGAAGGAAGTCGGCTGGGGAACGATTATCTTCCTCGCCGCCATTGCGGGCATCGATCCCGGCCAGTATGAAGCCGCCATGATGGATGGCGCGTCCCGGATGCGGCAGATATGGCACATTACGCTGCCGGCGATCCGGCCGACGATCATTATTCTGCTCGTCCTGCGGCTCGGCCATATGGCGGACGTCGGCTTCGAGCAGGTGCTGCTCATGAGCAATCCGCTGGTCAATTCGGTGGCGCAGGTGTTCGATACGTACGCGTATACGATCGGCATTCTCGGCGGGAAAATCAGCGTCGGCGTGACGGTCGGCATGTTCAAGGGCGTCGTCGGCCTCGTCCTCGTTCTGCTCGCCAATTACACGGTGAAGAAGATGGGGCAGGAAGGTATTTATTGA
- a CDS encoding extracellular solute-binding protein, translating into MRIFRTRALGVSAALALALGTLAGCGGQNAQNASDSGAQTGDAGKDSKLDIQFMVPSYADVPDMKDEYWTKFQEGTNTGLDIEWVPSGDYNTKFDLVLASGNIPEVIVATSTTRPTLQNAIKQGAFWDLTPLLGDFSKYPNLKNNSYKDVWNYMKTNGGIYGVPRNRPQIDVSIKLRKDWLDKLKLPVPTTLDEYESALKAIVNGDPDGNGKKDTVGLIGQGFLLADGDGSFLSAFGGLDPVYDKDGGLVNKNLTPNYTDMVAYFRKLYADGILAKDFSAIKQTQAEELFNTGRAASYARNIWRDYSFEQEIKKVQPEAEVISLPPMKGPGGMSVQLSTPFSGAFYISKKVPEEKVKQILDFFEKTTTKEQTDYNYYGIEGVDYTMVDGQQQLTEKGQQQVTANGTGAIFPLAYNNEMKVVNPAAPKAYNDAKMKSVEVYGQSGKIDPFSIISSDTWTAIWPKYESDWQSMVIKAIVGQISMDEYKAYVDKLNNSADFKKAYQEFASEYKEKFGG; encoded by the coding sequence ATGCGTATTTTCAGAACGAGAGCATTAGGGGTAAGCGCGGCGCTTGCGCTGGCGCTCGGCACGCTCGCCGGCTGCGGCGGCCAAAACGCGCAAAATGCGTCCGATTCAGGGGCGCAAACCGGAGATGCAGGGAAGGACAGCAAGCTGGACATTCAGTTCATGGTTCCATCCTATGCCGACGTCCCGGACATGAAGGACGAATATTGGACGAAATTCCAGGAGGGTACGAACACCGGGCTGGATATCGAATGGGTCCCTTCGGGCGACTACAACACCAAGTTCGACCTGGTGCTGGCTTCCGGCAACATCCCCGAGGTGATCGTCGCCACCAGCACGACGCGCCCGACTTTGCAAAACGCCATCAAGCAGGGTGCGTTCTGGGACTTGACGCCGCTGCTAGGCGACTTCAGCAAGTACCCGAATTTGAAAAACAACAGCTACAAGGACGTTTGGAATTATATGAAAACAAACGGCGGCATTTACGGCGTGCCGCGCAATCGTCCGCAAATCGACGTCAGCATCAAGCTGCGGAAGGATTGGCTCGACAAGCTGAAGCTGCCGGTCCCGACGACGCTGGACGAATACGAATCGGCGCTGAAGGCGATCGTCAACGGCGACCCGGACGGCAACGGCAAGAAGGATACGGTCGGGCTGATCGGCCAAGGCTTCCTGTTGGCCGATGGCGATGGCAGCTTCCTGTCCGCGTTCGGCGGGCTCGATCCCGTCTACGATAAAGACGGCGGACTGGTCAACAAAAATTTAACGCCGAATTATACCGATATGGTGGCTTATTTCCGGAAGCTGTATGCGGACGGCATTCTGGCCAAGGATTTCTCGGCGATCAAGCAGACGCAGGCGGAGGAGCTGTTCAACACCGGCCGCGCGGCTTCGTACGCCCGCAACATTTGGCGCGATTACAGCTTCGAGCAGGAAATCAAGAAGGTACAGCCGGAAGCGGAGGTCATTTCGCTGCCGCCGATGAAAGGGCCGGGCGGCATGAGCGTCCAGCTGTCGACTCCTTTCTCGGGCGCTTTCTACATCTCCAAGAAAGTACCGGAGGAGAAAGTGAAGCAGATTCTCGATTTCTTCGAGAAAACGACGACGAAGGAACAAACCGATTACAATTACTACGGCATCGAGGGCGTCGATTATACGATGGTGGACGGGCAGCAGCAGCTGACCGAGAAAGGGCAGCAGCAGGTGACCGCCAACGGGACGGGCGCGATCTTCCCGCTCGCGTACAACAACGAGATGAAGGTCGTCAATCCGGCGGCGCCGAAGGCGTACAACGACGCCAAGATGAAATCGGTCGAGGTGTACGGGCAGTCCGGAAAAATCGATCCGTTCTCGATCATCAGCTCGGATACGTGGACGGCTATATGGCCGAAATACGAGTCCGACTGGCAGTCGATGGTCATTAAAGCGATCGTCGGGCAAATCTCGATGGACGAGTACAAAGCTTACGTCGACAAGCTGAATAACAGCGCCGACTTCAAGAAGGCGTATCAGGAATTCGCGTCGGAATATAAAGAGAAATTCGGCGGCTGA
- a CDS encoding helix-turn-helix domain-containing protein — translation MADWGKSWLRFSGIERLASPGKYLHRLIWLGCISVCIPVMLAGMAYYQFSLNRMNSYLQAENGSSLNNLKDRAERVLQEIEQESLQLAKDPVIQAGLTGPEDPYGLQSFEMLKRIELAKNSNSFIDDIFLYEGEESRVLSNEYGASDISDYAYRDNIRQLLESGHPAQWVQFANRKGHLTFVRRLPLIGTKGPEGVLGFEIETAALSQFLETDTAVLTDGDDLMIVKLYDPFAIEQRPDADAEIEAAELKGLNRIRTAQKSSGYFAAEGEGGKPAQYWYVKNVFGRTYVSVIPEQYIARQLNWIRKMTASILAAVAGIGLFLAYLTSKRAYTPIDQLIRYSRSISRSGLDHKRNELDIIKESLDYLSAETGKLEAYMQNIEPTLREKFLGQLLGGDYARKETLIHDCGVYGIEAEYTNVALIVEAENMFTEKRFLPEEKGIVAFALANVMQEVLSNLSLDGYAIPYQGRGAALLQFKPDVAQETSLSRTLEYASAIAQAFRDVLDFEVTVGIGRFYSHIADVPVSFKEAETALHYRIFRDSEQVLYIEDVEHVKKMTQFGYPRELEASIVEALDQEDIPAAVRYFRSFADVLQQSHSVVYTYQSYHILLSAMIVSMERQGASSADMMEHNLFGQLRTKTTAKEIRAWFEETLFPLYAWLTRKDRETSGESAIHTVCSYIRDNCGSDLSLVRCAEIIGVSPSYLSRLFKKKLGKNFLEYVAECKIAEAKRLLKETDRSVSEVAAAVGYSERNFIRIFQRYAASTPGSYRSQHR, via the coding sequence ATGGCTGACTGGGGTAAATCGTGGCTGCGTTTTTCCGGAATCGAAAGGCTGGCGAGCCCGGGCAAATATTTGCACCGGCTGATCTGGCTCGGCTGTATTTCGGTATGCATTCCGGTGATGCTGGCCGGCATGGCTTATTATCAGTTTTCGCTGAACCGGATGAACAGCTACCTGCAGGCCGAGAACGGCTCGTCGCTCAACAATTTGAAGGACCGGGCCGAACGGGTACTGCAGGAAATCGAACAGGAATCGCTCCAGTTAGCCAAGGACCCCGTCATTCAAGCGGGCTTGACCGGACCGGAAGACCCGTACGGGCTGCAGTCGTTCGAAATGCTGAAACGAATCGAGCTGGCGAAAAATTCGAACAGCTTTATCGACGATATTTTTCTCTACGAAGGCGAGGAGAGCCGGGTGCTGTCCAACGAATACGGCGCATCCGACATCTCGGATTATGCGTATCGAGACAACATCCGGCAGCTGCTGGAAAGCGGCCATCCCGCGCAATGGGTCCAGTTCGCAAACCGCAAGGGCCACCTGACGTTCGTCCGCAGGCTGCCTCTTATAGGGACGAAGGGGCCAGAAGGAGTGCTCGGCTTCGAGATTGAAACGGCGGCGCTGAGCCAATTTTTGGAGACGGATACGGCGGTGCTGACGGACGGCGACGACCTGATGATCGTCAAATTGTACGACCCGTTCGCCATCGAACAGCGTCCGGACGCAGACGCTGAAATTGAAGCGGCAGAGCTGAAAGGGCTGAACCGGATCCGAACCGCGCAGAAAAGCTCGGGGTATTTTGCGGCCGAAGGCGAAGGCGGCAAGCCGGCGCAGTACTGGTATGTCAAAAACGTATTCGGACGAACGTACGTATCGGTCATTCCGGAACAGTATATCGCCCGCCAGCTGAACTGGATTCGCAAAATGACCGCCTCGATTCTCGCCGCCGTCGCCGGAATCGGCCTTTTTCTGGCCTACTTGACGTCCAAAAGAGCTTATACGCCGATCGATCAGCTCATCCGTTACAGCCGGTCCATAAGCCGGAGCGGTCTCGATCACAAGCGGAACGAGCTGGATATTATCAAAGAATCGCTGGACTATTTAAGCGCGGAAACCGGAAAGCTGGAGGCCTATATGCAAAACATCGAGCCGACCTTGCGGGAAAAGTTTCTCGGCCAGCTGCTTGGCGGCGATTATGCGCGGAAAGAGACGCTCATCCACGACTGCGGCGTTTATGGCATCGAAGCCGAATATACGAACGTCGCGCTGATTGTGGAGGCTGAAAATATGTTTACGGAAAAGCGGTTTTTGCCCGAGGAGAAAGGGATTGTCGCCTTCGCGCTGGCCAACGTCATGCAGGAGGTACTGAGCAATCTGTCTCTTGACGGCTATGCGATTCCGTACCAGGGAAGAGGCGCCGCGCTGCTGCAGTTTAAGCCGGACGTGGCGCAGGAAACGAGCCTCAGCCGGACGCTCGAGTACGCCTCGGCCATCGCCCAGGCGTTCCGGGATGTGCTGGATTTCGAAGTCACCGTCGGAATCGGGCGGTTTTACTCGCATATCGCGGACGTGCCGGTTTCGTTCAAGGAGGCGGAGACGGCGCTTCATTACCGCATTTTCCGCGATTCGGAGCAGGTGCTTTATATCGAAGACGTCGAGCATGTCAAGAAAATGACGCAGTTCGGGTATCCCAGGGAGCTCGAGGCTTCCATCGTCGAAGCGCTGGACCAGGAAGACATCCCGGCTGCCGTCCGGTATTTCCGGTCGTTCGCGGACGTGCTGCAGCAGTCTCATTCGGTCGTGTATACCTATCAAAGCTACCACATCCTTCTGTCCGCGATGATTGTTTCAATGGAGCGGCAGGGCGCCAGCAGCGCGGACATGATGGAGCATAATTTGTTCGGGCAGCTGCGGACAAAGACGACCGCCAAAGAAATACGCGCCTGGTTCGAGGAGACGCTGTTTCCTCTGTATGCGTGGCTGACCCGCAAAGACCGGGAAACGTCAGGGGAGTCGGCGATTCATACGGTCTGCAGCTACATCCGGGACAATTGCGGGAGCGATCTGTCGCTCGTGCGCTGCGCCGAGATCATCGGCGTCAGTCCGTCTTACTTAAGCCGGCTGTTCAAGAAAAAGCTGGGCAAAAATTTTCTCGAATATGTGGCGGAATGCAAAATCGCCGAAGCGAAACGGCTTTTGAAAGAAACGGACCGGAGCGTCAGCGAGGTGGCCGCGGCTGTCGGTTATTCGGAGCGGAATTTCATCCGCATTTTTCAGCGGTACGCGGCATCGACTCCCGGCAGCTACAGATCGCAGCACCGGTAG
- a CDS encoding DUF6199 family natural product biosynthesis protein, which translates to MGALAVFLIFAGLFNLLAPRAAWHGSIGWKPRQAKPSEAYLALHRIGGGIARLLAPSTQHPAPSKFIHAPQQYAKKLVIAKQFRYAGYISD; encoded by the coding sequence ATGGGTGCTTTGGCCGTATTCTTAATCTTTGCCGGATTGTTCAATCTGCTCGCCCCTCGGGCGGCATGGCATGGCAGCATAGGATGGAAGCCGAGACAAGCCAAGCCGTCCGAGGCATATCTTGCACTTCATCGCATCGGAGGAGGAATCGCACGGCTCCTCGCACCCAGCACCCAGCACCCAGCACCCAGCAAGTTTATCCATGCCCCCCAACAATATGCAAAGAAACTTGTCATTGCAAAGCAGTTTCGTTATGCTGGATACATATCGGATTGA
- a CDS encoding carbohydrate ABC transporter permease, with product MSLVSAKKMTLFDIVNYALLAVISVLCVFPFIYVFSVSFTDPNVYVPMKFYLFPDQWSLSAYRYILSTNSFLNALRSTVFVTGIGTVLSVAVSFTFAYVLTKKTVPGRKILLGGVIFTLVFNAGILPNYLLVKDLGLLDSYWSLILTGLTNAWSLIVIKSFLDSLPSELEDAARIDGCSDIGIFWRIVIPLSMPAIAAFTLFFAVAYWNTYFNALIYLTDAKKWTLQVLIKSLVIDSDSNGVGSATQSTDDRVIPQETIRMASIVLAMVPILIVYPFLQKHFAKGVMLGSIKG from the coding sequence GTGAGTCTCGTTTCCGCGAAGAAAATGACGCTGTTCGACATCGTGAATTATGCGCTGCTCGCGGTCATTTCGGTGCTGTGCGTATTTCCGTTCATCTATGTGTTCAGCGTATCCTTCACCGACCCGAACGTATACGTGCCGATGAAGTTTTATCTGTTTCCGGATCAGTGGTCGCTGTCGGCCTACCGGTACATTTTGTCCACGAACAGCTTTTTGAACGCGCTGCGGAGCACGGTGTTCGTGACCGGAATCGGAACGGTGCTCAGCGTCGCCGTTTCGTTCACCTTTGCTTACGTGCTGACCAAGAAAACCGTCCCGGGGCGGAAAATCCTGCTCGGCGGCGTCATTTTCACGCTGGTATTCAATGCCGGCATTTTGCCGAATTATTTGCTGGTCAAGGATCTCGGGCTGCTCGATTCGTACTGGTCGCTCATTTTGACGGGACTGACCAACGCATGGAGCCTGATCGTGATCAAGAGCTTTCTCGATTCGCTGCCCTCCGAGCTTGAGGATGCCGCCCGCATCGACGGCTGCTCCGACATCGGCATTTTCTGGCGGATCGTCATCCCGCTCTCCATGCCGGCGATCGCCGCGTTCACGCTGTTTTTCGCGGTCGCCTATTGGAATACGTATTTTAACGCGCTCATTTATTTGACGGATGCGAAAAAATGGACGCTGCAGGTGCTGATTAAGTCGCTCGTCATCGATTCCGATTCCAACGGCGTCGGCTCGGCGACGCAGTCTACCGACGACCGGGTCATCCCCCAGGAAACGATCCGTATGGCGTCCATCGTGCTGGCCATGGTGCCGATCTTGATCGTCTATCCGTTTCTGCAAAAGCATTTCGCCAAAGGGGTCATGCTGGGCTCAATTAAAGGGTAA
- a CDS encoding zinc-binding dehydrogenase, translated as MKAIAANQPGKPDSLQLMELPVPEPGPGEIRVRVKAASLNPADYKVLANGLPAWTYPHIPGLDVAGVVDAVGPGVERWLPGDRVVYHGDMTKRGGYAEFAVTTAHTVSAIPEPISFVAAAAFPCAGLTAYQALVRKMNIRQGQTIFIHAGAGGVGGFAIQLARIFGASRIMTSASPGNADFVKRLGADDVIDYNSEDVHARILELTSGLGADLILNTLNRAAAQADLSAIAFGGQLACIAGAPETVADFQPSTKTFTLHKLMLNGAHGSGNRPAEKDLARMGDEFMKLMLEGRIDPMIGQTIALEDVPEALGRLAQRHVRGKIVIAMQ; from the coding sequence ATGAAAGCAATTGCAGCCAATCAGCCGGGGAAGCCGGATTCGCTTCAGTTGATGGAGCTCCCCGTCCCGGAGCCGGGTCCGGGAGAAATCCGCGTACGCGTGAAAGCGGCGTCGCTAAATCCGGCCGACTATAAAGTGCTGGCGAACGGACTCCCCGCCTGGACGTACCCGCATATTCCGGGTCTCGACGTTGCAGGAGTCGTGGATGCCGTCGGACCTGGCGTCGAACGATGGCTGCCGGGGGACCGCGTCGTCTACCACGGCGATATGACAAAGCGCGGCGGCTATGCCGAATTTGCCGTGACGACGGCGCATACCGTGTCCGCGATACCGGAGCCGATCTCGTTCGTCGCCGCGGCCGCCTTCCCGTGCGCCGGCTTGACCGCATACCAGGCGCTCGTCCGGAAAATGAACATCCGCCAGGGCCAGACGATCTTCATCCATGCCGGTGCCGGCGGGGTGGGCGGCTTCGCGATTCAGCTCGCGCGCATCTTCGGCGCTTCGCGCATTATGACCAGCGCTTCACCCGGCAATGCCGACTTCGTGAAACGGCTGGGCGCGGACGATGTGATCGACTACAACTCGGAAGATGTCCATGCCCGCATTCTGGAATTGACCAGCGGTTTAGGCGCCGATCTGATTTTGAACACCTTGAACCGGGCGGCCGCGCAGGCCGACCTGTCGGCGATCGCCTTCGGCGGCCAGCTGGCATGCATAGCCGGCGCGCCGGAAACCGTAGCCGATTTTCAGCCGTCAACCAAAACGTTCACGCTCCATAAATTGATGCTCAACGGCGCGCACGGCAGCGGAAACCGTCCGGCCGAAAAGGATCTCGCACGAATGGGCGACGAATTCATGAAGCTGATGCTGGAGGGCCGGATCGACCCGATGATCGGCCAAACGATCGCGCTCGAGGATGTGCCGGAAGCGCTGGGCCGACTGGCGCAGCGGCATGTCCGCGGCAAAATCGTCATCGCGATGCAATAG